The Capsicum annuum cultivar UCD-10X-F1 chromosome 1, UCD10Xv1.1, whole genome shotgun sequence sequence AGTCAGAATAGACCGGCGACCCCAACAGAAaaagaaacaactcaaaaatcgaCCGGAGATGGGCTCACGCACCGGCGCGTGACGCAGATCTCACCGGAATTTCTAGATTTCGGCTGGCGCGTGGCGGCGCGTGGAAGGTAATTTTCCAGCGGTTTTCGTCGGATTTTTGTTGCTTGATCTTTCCAATCCTTTTGGTGGTGGTGTATTTTTTACACAacccacaaaataaaaattgacccaAATCAGTCACCGGAATTGACGCACGGTGACTGAGTTATTTTTTCTGATATTTCTAACCTGttttgataccatgtgagaaataatggaaaaaaaatattattaaattgttgtctctaaattattacattgaaaCCCTATTTACAGACACTACATCTCAATCCTATTACTAGTAGGAtatacattacaatcctttttcaagtagaattattcatatttttcaagtagaattcaatatgttattcctattcatattctaacagTTTACATTTAGGTCTGCTGTACGCCGAGGAGTCTTTTATTATTCTGGTTGAAGGCATATGTGTAAGATTTAGAGAACTTCTAGTTTTAGAGAACTCTTATATTGCCTTACAGGACAAATTACTTTGTTGGAATGAAATGGTTTTGAATAGAACGGAATTGATAAAGATGGTTCATGTCCCATCCAACTAGTTTGAGGTTGAGGCATGGTTGGATTGATTGGTTGATATAAAAAAGGACTTGCTTGTTCAGGAAATTCACTCTTTTTGCTTGCCACTTGTGAAGATGGGCCTGGAAACATTTGCAATGCCTCAGTTTTTCTGTTGCAATTTTGATCTCGTATGAATTAGCCACCATGATTTGCCAACATTTTGAGGTATATGTCCATGTCATTTGATGAGTTTTCCATCGTAATAGGAGTGAGGAAAATATTGTCTATTGACAGCCATCTGTGTGCTGTTGAGATTTTGTATGGAGATCTAAGGAAGTGCTTGaggatttgtttgttatcttaTAACTTTGTCGTGGAATGATTCTCTAATGTTATCTTAACAGTTGAACAGTTGATTAGATTTGACCATATTTTTATTGCTTAGAAATTACCTGTGGCTTTTGTTGCATTTAATTCACGATGGGGCGCTGTTCTAGCTGCCCAATCTCAACAGCACACAAATCCACTCCTCTGGATCACTGAAGTGGCTCCAGAACCGAGAGATGTGATCTGGTAAAATTTCGCAATTCAATATCGTCATTTGCCACTGTACAGGATTGTGATACTTGTTGCAGCATCACTACTTACCATCTTCTTCGTGTTACCAGTTACAGCTGTTCAAGGAATTGCCAAATATGATCGCCTGAAGAAATGGTTTCCTCCTGCGATGGCTGTGGACTTGATGTACAGACTTCATCTCTTCATTATTTCGGCCTTTGATTTCTTGAACATAAAATGTTTCATTCTGTAACATCTCATACTCTCCAAGCACCGTTAGTATTTTGAACTCTTCCCTTCTCGCGAAAAGAAGTGGGGAAGAGAATATGACAGATCAGCACTTGTAATTTCAGTATGAAATTGGCATCAGTTCCTTAATAATTTTGGAAAAATCTACTTAATTTGAAACTacataaaaatactttaaatcaaactTTTGTTATCAAGATATTTCAAATGTTAAGAGTTTGATTCACCGAACAGAAATAAAACACCATTCTCTCtatctcctctttttttttttctaaaatggaTAATAAAACACCATTcttttgggatggagggagtagcTCGTTTCACATCAAAGTTCTTCCGTGCTTTGACAGAAGATCAGAAAATGCGGTGATGGAGTTCTGGGAAAAATCGTCTTTGTTCTTTAGTGGCTCATTTGTTGTTTGTGTATCTTCTCCTCTTTCTTTTCAAATTAGATAGATTGTTTGGTATTTCctcctttgtttttatttttctatttgtgGGGAGGAAGGGCTGAGGTAGTAGGGGTAGTTACTGAATCCTCCTAGTTACAGTAGGTACAGTAGTTCTTTAGTTGAAAGCTTTTGTAGCTGGTTGCTGATCTTCAATCCGTTTGAAATATTGTGGCAGACCGGGGTTAAGGTCCTTCATCACGGGATATCTTCCTAGTGCCATTCTTAATGGTTTCATATACATTGTTCCATTTGCCATGATTGGACTGGCAAGATTAGTTGGTTATATCTCGCAAAGTAAGAAGGATATAAATGCATGCAACCTGGTGTTCTACTTCCTGGTAGGGAATGTATTTTTTCTAAGCTTGTTGTCAGGATCTTTACTAGATCAAATCGGCGAATCTTTCTCTCATCCCAAGGATATTCCCAACCGTCTAGCTAGTGCTGTCTCTGCTCAGGTGCAAAACGTGTTGGCTCTTCTCTTTTCATTTAGTATCTATTTTTATCCTGCTTCAGAATATTTAATGTCTGATTGGCGAAAGGGATACATACTTTCAGATAGTGCTTTAATTTTTACCAGACTGTAGCCTATTAAAGAACCGATAGGCCTGTCTTAGTCAATATATTCTACTTGAAATGTGGATGATTAATCTTCGCATTTACACTCTTCTTTTCGTTCTTTCAGGCAGATTTCTTCGTGGCGTACATCTTGACAAATGGGCTGGCAGGATTCTCTTTAGAGATACTTCAGCCAGGATTACTTCTCTGGGATGCTCTTAAATCTCACACGTGGGACCGTGGAAAGAAGAAACGTCCTTATGTTTATTCACTACCTTATTATAGTATTATTCCTTTTGTTGCTCTCTGCATGCTGATTGGGATTGTTTACGAGGTGGTCTCACCTTTGCCTCTTCCATTTTTAGTAGGCTACTTCCTGCTTGGATATGCAGTGTTCATCAACCAAGTGAAGTTTCTCTATATGCAATATTTGTGTGTTAAGAACGAATCTTCTTATAAGCCTGATCCACATTACTTTGAGCATGTGTAAATGTAGTTTGTACATGTCTTTGGTTTGAGCTAGGTCTCCTTAACTAGTCAAAAACTTGGGCTAAACCCGACATGGAtcaggaaagaaaaaaagaagcagcAACCACCCAACTATGAACAACTTATTTAACATTTTCTTGTGTCCAACGTCGTGTCCTTGATAATATGTCTCGTTACACTCGTGGGTGATTTGGGCATAGATGCAAATCTATAATCATATGGAATAACGTTTTAGATTAATGAACTTTTAAGTGctcatttttactttttcttcggATATTTAGTAGATTCTGTGATTTACCTGCTACAGTACACCTGAACCAGTGATACTAATACAAAGCAGATGAACTTTTTGTG is a genomic window containing:
- the LOC107843503 gene encoding CSC1-like protein At3g54510 isoform X2 — its product is MAVDLIPGLRSFITGYLPSAILNGFIYIVPFAMIGLARLVGYISQSKKDINACNLVFYFLVGNVFFLSLLSGSLLDQIGESFSHPKDIPNRLASAVSAQADFFVAYILTNGLAGFSLEILQPGLLLWDALKSHTWDRGKKKRPYVYSLPYYSIIPFVALCMLIGIVYEVVSPLPLPFLVGYFLLGYAVFINQVKFLYMQYLCVKNESSYKPDPHYFEHV
- the LOC107843503 gene encoding CSC1-like protein At3g54510 isoform X1, with the translated sequence MAVDLIPGLRSFITGYLPSAILNGFIYIVPFAMIGLARLVGYISQSKKDINACNLVFYFLVGNVFFLSLLSGSLLDQIGESFSHPKDIPNRLASAVSAQADFFVAYILTNGLAGFSLEILQPGLLLWDALKSHTWDRGKKKRPYVYSLPYYSIIPFVALCMLIGIVYEIEDVYITTYETCGLYWPYVHHYIIVAIILMQVTMISLFGLKAKPSASFSVIPLMVVIILFNEYCKMRFLPTFNHVSIQVLALKSAARHLIRIPNFCYW